The Dreissena polymorpha isolate Duluth1 chromosome 2, UMN_Dpol_1.0, whole genome shotgun sequence nucleotide sequence ttccaacccttaaatactgatgagcagcaaacagtataaaacctgaacagactgcgagttactagcatgctgttctggttttatgctgttttcactgtGCTTCCAAGTGGAATAgggttaaataacaaaagttaacgccagatcagaaaataatttaagtaacaaCAGTACAGGACATCATTGAGGTCCCTccttttttatgtttcaatagtCATTTAGCTCTACAAAGcatataaatattgtacataaaagtgtatgaatgtataaatatttatcaactgttcatattatgaattttacaGTAGTACATGTAGAATGCTTTTCAACGATTTGTGTACGGTTCATTAATACCATCACAACGTGATTGTCAATTGTTATTCCGCTAAATTGATTTGCtcttaaaatgataaatcatAAAAAGAACTTTTGCTATGTTATTATCCATCACTTATTACCTTACCTGTGTTTGGAGAAAAACCGAAGGGTTtacgataataatctgtttcaaaatgttaaaatgatatgAAATTAATGAGTGGCAAGCATGAACCAAATTAAGAAAATCAACACAGAGGTATCAACAGCTGCATCTTATTAAAAATCTGTGCACAATGCTTTTTGTCCAAGTATAGATCATTTCAGAACCCCATTGAGTTAATAGACACCTTGGAAGCTTTGCTGGTATGACTTCTGCTTTACATCTGACAAGTACTCTGCAGGTGTTGCTACTTGTATCAGAAATCTtggttttaaacaagagctgtcaccataggatgacttatgccccctatatacgcttgatagaagttatgagcattttcccaaacctaaatgcatatttcgaaacctaaacacggaccctaagtttaaggtcaaggtcacaggggtcaaagtttgtgtgcatatggaaaggccttgaccatatacacatgcatgccaaatatgaaaatgctatctgaagcgacatagaagttatgagcatttttcgaaacctaaacgcaaagtgtgacggacagaccgacagacagtccgatcactatagcgacatagaagttatgagcttttttcgaaacctaaatgcatattcgaaacctaaacgcggacccttagtttaaggtcaaggtcacaggggtcaaaatttgtgtgcgtatggaaaagctttgtccatatacacatgcatgccaaatatgaaattgctatccaaagcgacatagcagttatgaggatttttcgaaacctaaacgcaaagtgtgacggacggacagaccgacagacagtctgatcactatatgccctccttcgggggcataaaaattcttgACGGGTTTATTGCTCCCAATTATAAATTAACTGTTGATTAAGTCTTCAGTAGCAGTACTAAaccttaaagacaaacatttacttAGGTATACAAAAGAAATCTGTGTTTTCAACGCTCTGTGTCAATTAATGTAtgtaaacttgaatccagtacaatatttatcagaatttcaGTCTTATAATTTGTTTGGTCTTACAAAACTGCTTTCAAGcaagaaaacatgtataaatatattggcacaaacacacaaacgcagaaacacaattttctttttttgcctgaaaatgtttgtatggaatatgagacaagaaaataataatcagtaacaattttattttcacaaatgaaagctgactgtaaaatgtgaaattaagtATTATTCACATAATTACATAGTATATTACTTATACATACATGCAATGGTCAAACACTTCTAGTTAAATTGTATACTGAATTTCTCACAAAGTTCACTTGTTCAGCTTCTTATCAAACTTAATTTGTACTAGTTTTAAGGAGccacttttccagtttatattagcatgactattttcagtttataaacacactttattttccGGGGACAGGTTTTTCGTGCTAACCCTGCTTTCATTCCAACACTGACCTCAtcaaataaacactcaaaagttCCAGCAGTTGGGATACCAGTGTAGAACAACACCTTATCGTCATCATCCCTTATATCCTCAAAGGTGAAGCTAGGCCGATCCACTTGTATCCCAACTGTCGACGTTTCAGTAGAAGTCTGGGTTGATATACTTCTGGGAACTCTCGTATCGTCGGTTTGAGTAACCACAG carries:
- the LOC127868304 gene encoding uncharacterized protein LOC127868304, producing MSDNRSPDLSFENEADGLLVESSASLLDVSLRLHDYGRFTPVPAIIRHQCEQVQPELISVVTQTDDTRVPRSISTQTSTETSTVGIQVDRPSFTFEDIRDDDDKVLFYTGIPTAGTFECLFDEVSVGMKAGLARKTCPRKIKCVYKLKIVMLI